The Haloarcula sp. CBA1127 genomic interval TGCTGTGGGTCGCTGCCTACACTGACGACGAGCGCGCCCAGCAGTATGCCAGTCGCGCCCGGGACGCTGTCTGTGAGTCGCTTGTCGACGGCGGCGAGGTCGCCCACTACGACAGCGCGGACAGCGACACCGGCCTGCTGCTGGACCAGGCACAGCTCCTCCAGGGTCTAACGACGAGCTGGCAGGTCCTCGGTGAACCGGGACCGGCCAGCGCTATCGCCGACTGGACCATCGAAAACCGCCAGCAGGACGACGGCGCGTTCCGGGACGGTCCCGACAGCGGCGCAGGGCTGTGTACCCGCTCGCTCCATCCGCTCGACGCGACAGTGGAACTGGCTGACGCCCTTGTCGACCTCGCGGCACTCACCGGCGAGGACCGATACCGCAACGCGGCGCTTTCAGCCGTCGAGTCCTTTGCCGGCGCGGCAGAACGGATGGGCGTTGAGGTGGCCGGCTACGCCGGCGTCGCGGCCCGCCTTCAGCAACCCCAGACGCTCACCGTCGGGGCCGAAGCGGGAACGGACCTCCACCGCGCGGCGCTTCGGCTGGCCGACCACGAGACCACTGTCGTCCCGGAGCCGGACGGCGACGGCACGGCGCGACTCCTCGACGGGGACGCAATCGTCGCCGAGGGGACGACGCCGGCCGAACTCGAAGCCTCACTAACGGGCGACCGCTGACACGAACAACGACAGCAAACGTGGACAAACGGTAAACCCCCGACAAGTTTTTGCACACGTACCCTGATGTATGGGTATGTCCAGTCTCAGAGATCTCGGACTTTCCGAATATGAAGCTAGAGCATACCGGTCACTGCTGGAAACGGGACCGACAACGGCCAAAGAGCTGTCACGGGCCAGCGACGTCCCAATGGGCCGCATCTACGACGTGCTCAACAGCCTCGAAACGTACAATCTCGTCCGTAGCCAGACCGCCAGCAGACCGAAAAAATACGTTGCCGTCGAGCCCGACACGGCCCTCGACCGCCTGCTCGAAGACAAGAAGCGCGAGCTTCAGGAAAAGGTCGGCCAGTACGAGGAAATCGTCGATGACCTCTCGTCACAGCTGGAGTCGGCAGACCCCGTCGAGGAGCCGTTCTGGACGGCCGCCGTCGGTCCCGACAACTCGCTTGACCTGTTGCTTGAGCGGCTGGCTGCCGCCGACGATGAGATTATCATGGTCGGGTCGGCACCCGCTCGGCAGGTCGATATCCTCTCCGGCACCGAGCGGATCGTCGATGAACTCGAAGCGGCGCTAGAACGGGGCGTCGAAGTATCCCTGCTCGTCCGACCCGACCTGTTCGAGAGTCTCCCTGAGAAGGCCAACCGCGAGTACTACGAGCGGCTCTTCCACTACGACAACTACAGCGCCCGCGCCAGTCCGAACATCAGGACCACGTTCGAGCTACTCGACGGCGTTGAGGTCTGTATCGAGGTCCCACACCCGCTGGGCCGCGAGGAAACCTTCGGCGTTATCGACATGAAAGACTCCGATTTCACTGCCGATATCAGCCAGGCGTTCGAAGAACACTGGGCCGAGGCGAAACCAGTCGGGCCGCCGTAGTTGGACCGGAAAGGCGATGAAAAATCGAGGCGCAAACGGCGTCCGTACTCTCGTGGGACACCGCGCTCTCCACTCACGGTTTTGAAGGCTTCGCTGCGCTCAAAAGCTTCCGCGGTTTCGAGGACTTCGCTGCGCTCAGTCCTCGCTGACTTCCTGCCGCAGATCGCCCAACTGCGCCACGCGTTCGGCGTGGGCGTTGTGCTGGTGGATGGACTCGTCGTTGGATTGTTTCATCGTCACGACGGCATCGTCCGACAGGTCCGGGAACGTCTCGACGACGCCCTCGGCGAGCGCGCGAACGCAGTCCTCGACGAACTTGGCATCCTTGTGGGCCTCGTAGGTCATGTGGTCCTCGTCGGGCCGTTTCGCGAGATTGTAGATGCGGGCGCTCATCGAATCACGGGCGACTTCGATGAGTTCGTTCAGGTCGACCTCGGGCGCGCCGTCGCTCTGGACGGTGAGCGTGGCGTGGCCCCGCTGTGAGTGGCCGGCCTGTGGGTTGGTTTCGAGGAACTCCTCGATGACATCCTCTTCGACGTTTAGCTGCTGGAGCGTCTCGCGGGCGCGGGAAGCCGACATCCCCTGTGAGCACGGACAGACGGTCATCCCGGTGACACGAGCACCGATTTCCTCGCTCGTCCCGTCTTCAGTTGCTGTCGCCGAGGCGATGATATCGGCGGTCGACTGTGTCGCCATTTCAGACGCCGGCGTGGATTCGTGGGTGACGTACTCCGCTTCCATCCGAACTTCTGCCTTCGTCGTGTAATCGTGCTTCTCAAGCAGGAGTTCGGCGGCGTCGCCACAGACGTCCTCGACCCGGTAGGCTTCCTCCGACACGGCGGTTTCCAACGTCTCGTCGATAACCTCCATATTGCGGGACATATCGGCACCCTTTCGCCAGGACGGCAGATCCACGAACACTTCGAACTCCGCCATGAGTACGATGGGGTCGCGGTCACGACGCCCCAGTTTGACGAGTTTCTCGACGCCCGTCACACCGACGCGATTGAGACCGACCGTTACGTCCGGACTCGACGCCTGCACGTCCGGGAGTTGTTGACTCATTGCCCTCCCTATGGAAGAGAATCGGTTAGTGTTTTCGAAAGGGTGAGCGGGTAGCCGTGAGCATCGCCACCGCGGAAACTATCTGCTCCGAGCCGGGTCAAAGCTGTGTGCTGTCCGGCATTGAGTCCCCCGTCTCAAAGTTCCGAAACAGCAACTCGAAGTCCGTGGCGTCGAACGAATCCGTGAGTTCGTCAAGCTCCGCCCGGACCTCCGCGAGTTCAGCCTCCAGTGCAGTAAACTCCTCACTCTCATCGAGGACAGCCTGTGGTTTCGACGATTCCAGTGCAGCGTATTTCGCCGTGAGCGAGTAGCACTCACGCAGGCGTTCCTCGTAATCGGCGTACAGAAGCAACTGTTCGATCGTCTGAAAGAGGTCCTCTTTCGACACCGGTTTCAGGACGTAATCATCGAAGGGCATCTCGATGATATCGAAATCGGGGTCCACTGCGGTCACCATCGCCACGCGCGTGTCGTAGCGTTGCTCACGGATAGCCGACAGCACCTCGTCGCCGGAGAGGTCCGGCATCCGCCGGTCTAACAGGACAACGTCGACTGTTGAATCCAGCTTCGAAAGGGCGGCCTCACCACTGTATGCCGTCTCGACTGTGTACCGATCCCCTAACTGGTCCGCGTACACATCGGCCACCGCTGGCTCGTCGTCGACAACGAGGATTGCCGCTCGCCGACCCTTTGTCATTAGCTAGCATATTTACGACAGGATTGCAAAAGGATTCCGGCCGTCTCAAATCAAGCTGCCTTATTCACCAAGGCCTACTGACCGACGATATCGTCGTATCGTGCCCCAGTCTGTTTGAGCGTCTCCGTCGAGTACAGTCGGTCGTGGTCGTACGGGAGGTGGTCGGTCGCGAGTTCGTCTATCTTCTCGTCCACGATGTCCGCTTCGCG includes:
- a CDS encoding TrmB family transcriptional regulator, with the protein product MSSLRDLGLSEYEARAYRSLLETGPTTAKELSRASDVPMGRIYDVLNSLETYNLVRSQTASRPKKYVAVEPDTALDRLLEDKKRELQEKVGQYEEIVDDLSSQLESADPVEEPFWTAAVGPDNSLDLLLERLAAADDEIIMVGSAPARQVDILSGTERIVDELEAALERGVEVSLLVRPDLFESLPEKANREYYERLFHYDNYSARASPNIRTTFELLDGVEVCIEVPHPLGREETFGVIDMKDSDFTADISQAFEEHWAEAKPVGPP
- the mptA gene encoding GTP cyclohydrolase MptA; its protein translation is MSQQLPDVQASSPDVTVGLNRVGVTGVEKLVKLGRRDRDPIVLMAEFEVFVDLPSWRKGADMSRNMEVIDETLETAVSEEAYRVEDVCGDAAELLLEKHDYTTKAEVRMEAEYVTHESTPASEMATQSTADIIASATATEDGTSEEIGARVTGMTVCPCSQGMSASRARETLQQLNVEEDVIEEFLETNPQAGHSQRGHATLTVQSDGAPEVDLNELIEVARDSMSARIYNLAKRPDEDHMTYEAHKDAKFVEDCVRALAEGVVETFPDLSDDAVVTMKQSNDESIHQHNAHAERVAQLGDLRQEVSED
- a CDS encoding response regulator, translated to MTKGRRAAILVVDDEPAVADVYADQLGDRYTVETAYSGEAALSKLDSTVDVVLLDRRMPDLSGDEVLSAIREQRYDTRVAMVTAVDPDFDIIEMPFDDYVLKPVSKEDLFQTIEQLLLYADYEERLRECYSLTAKYAALESSKPQAVLDESEEFTALEAELAEVRAELDELTDSFDATDFELLFRNFETGDSMPDSTQL